From the genome of Etheostoma spectabile isolate EspeVRDwgs_2016 unplaced genomic scaffold, UIUC_Espe_1.0 scaffold00001427, whole genome shotgun sequence:
GTTGATTTCACATTTAAGAGTTGAACATGGTTACTATCCTGGACCCAAGTTCAAATTGTTTTGTTCTCAGCAAGGCTGTAGGCATCAGTTCCTAACATATACAGGTTTTCGGAAGCACCTTAATAGTGTTCATAGCAATGTTCAGCAAATTGCTCAAACTTCAACTGCTGCATGTTCATCTAGTGAGCCAGTTGCAACTTCATCTCAGGCACATGCTTTGGAGGACAAATTTAATCCACAAAATCAATGTAGCTCTTCCAGTGTTTCTTCTGAGAGTAATGATTCAGGACTTACTAAAGATCCAACTAAAGAAATGTGTGCATCCATCGTGGCCAAATACAGGGGAGTGGGATTTCCAACAGTTTGGTATCCTCAATTGTAGGAGATTTGGAAGAACTAACAAGTGAGATTCGCTCACAAGCAAAGCATACAGCTATTTCTGCTTTACCTATAACTGACCCCAACATATCTAGTATAAATGAATCTTTTGAAGATTATGAAAACCCGTTTACAAATCTAAATACAGAATGGAAACGAAATAAATACTTCCACCAAAAATGGGGAGTTGTCGAGCCATTAGAAATAACACTGGGAGTGAGATATGACAACAGGCGAAATCAGAAATCTGGTACTTATGATCAAGTACCTGTGAAAGATACTTTTATATATGTGCCGATTTTAGAAACATTGAAGTTCATGTGCAGAAATCCAGACATTTGTGTTTTGCTAAAGAGAGATTGTAGATCAGAGCCTGACACTTACACTGACTTTTTTGATGgaagttattttaaaacccACCATTTTTTTACAGCTAATAGACATGCATTACAAATCCAACTATACTATGATGATTTTGAAACAGCCAATCCCCTTGGCTCCAAACGTGGAATTCACAAAATTggctgtctttattttgttgtaagAAACTTGCCCCCTAAATTTAATTCGGTTTTGATGAACATCCATTTGGTAACACTTTTTCATACACAAGATCTGCACAAGTATGGTTTTGATGTTATACTACAACCGTTGATAAGTGATTTGAAAAAACTAGAAAGCCAAGGGCTAAGTCTTCCATTTTCAGATGAGAAGGTATATGGTACAATCTGTCAGATCACTGGAGATAATCTAGGGATGCACACAATTCTTGGTTTTAATGAGTCATTCAGTAGCCGTCATTTCTGTCGCCTTTGTTTGATTGAGAAGAATGATTGTCAAACGGTATACAGTGAGGATGATCCAAAGGTGATCCTTCGTGGAAAAGATATGTTTGAAATGCACTGCCAGTCTCTCCAGGAAAACCCACAATTGAAGTCActttatggtttaaaaaaaaggtctacACTTAATTCATTGAAGTATTTTCATGTTTGTAATAACTATTCATTTGATATCATGCATGATCTTCTTGAGGGTGTTGTTCAGTATGAGATCAAATTGCTTTTTGGATATCTCACACAACACTTTATATCAGAACAGGATTTGCTTTCCAGGATTTATGGTTTTGATTATGGATTTTTAGAACGAAAAAATCGTCCTACAAAGATTATTTTGGAGAGTGCTGGCAATGGCATTGGTTTGAATTCTATTCAGACATTGTGTCTTGTGAAGAACATCCCACTGTTGTTTGGTGACATTATTCCTGCAGGAAACAAAAACTGGAATTTGTTACTGTTGTTACTTCAAATAATGAACATAGTTTTTTCACCTTCTCTCACTCTAGGTATGACAATATATTTAAAGCATTTGATTGTTGACCACCACAAACTATTTAAGCACTTGTATCCACATAGAAACTTGATACCTAAGCATCATTTTATGATCCATTACCCATCTTCTATAAGGAAAATTGGTCCCTTATTATATACGTGGTGTATGAGGTTTGAGGCCAAACACAAGCtgtttaaagattgttttaaaaatttcaaaaacgtaACCAAATCACTTGCTAAAAGGCATCAGATGGCCATTGCTTATCACTGGGAAACGTTAACCCTCAAGCAAAATGAGTATGGGCcaattaaaccttttttcttcAGAGATGAGAATGTGATCAACAATGAAATGTTTGAAACGATCTTGTCAAAGGATGTTTTCTCGACTAGTTGGGTTAAAGTTGATGGTGTAGTGTATAAAGCTGGACTAGTTATTTGCAGTGCAATGGAAGAAGACATGCCAGTCTTTTGTCAAATAAGTGATGTACTTCTGGTTGAAGatcaaattttctttttgacaaacaaGCTGTTTACAGAAAATTTTGATGACCACCATCATGCATTCAGAGTATTACAACGTGCGGAAAGATGTCTACTTAAAATGTCTGAGGTTAAATTTCATAAACCGTTTGATATTCAAAGCTCATACAATCTTTCAGATGAATATATGTACATCATACCTTCATTCACAATGTTTTAGTTCACTTGACTGCAAGGGACAAAtgtttatgaaaataattgtttattgtGATTACTTCTTATTAATATAAGtatatatttaatacattttacaataaattttaacattttttcagaGTAAATAATTGACACTTTAGGGAGTGAAATTAACCCTAcccaaaaagttaaaaagaaattaactcTGAGCAGTGTTACTTGTCTAATCCCTCAGTGTTACTATAACTCTGTTTCACGAGTTAAAAAAGGAACTCTGGCCGAGTGTTAATTGTTTAactattttgaaagtgttaatTTAACTCTGGAGAGTGTGGACCTATATAAACCCTCAAAAAGTGTTGAAATCAACTCTGTGGGAGTTAATTCAACACTGGACTTTTTGCTGtgcaggatgagaaggtgaactATGTcgagccaggtgtagatagctgggataagtgcacgttcacggctttctcaaatagaccacggtatcgatcacagatttactgatgcaaaattgagaagacgcatgcaCCATATATTTCACCcactgagcagcagcttctaatggaaagtaacgaggagggcaAGAATAtgtggttaaggcgttggacttgaaatccaatggggtctccctgcgcaggttcaaaCACTGCTCACAGCGATTACTAACtacagaataaataataattcagtGAGATATAGGGGAGGaagatattttgagaaattacagtttattggtgGTGCAGATCCCTACGAGTCggctccctcttcttagatccatgatGACACAGTGATTCTTCTTTCAGTTGCATATCGCGATATAGTCAACTAGTATCAAATAATCAATGtattaattttcattccagcAGCACTGAAGACGTTAAAATCAGGCAGTCAGTGCCCAAAGTGCCAGTGCTAGTGTTTGCTTGGCagtttcttttaataatatCC
Proteins encoded in this window:
- the LOC116675031 gene encoding uncharacterized protein LOC116675031, which encodes MCRNPDICVLLKRDCRSEPDTYTDFFDGSYFKTHHFFTANRHALQIQLYYDDFETANPLGSKRGIHKIGCLYFVVRNLPPKFNSVLMNIHLVTLFHTQDLHKYGFDVILQPLISDLKKLESQGLSLPFSDEKVYGTICQITGDNLGMHTILGFNESFSSRHFCRLCLIEKNDCQTVYSEDDPKVILRGKDMFEMHCQSLQENPQLKSLYGLKKRSTLNSLKYFHVCNNYSFDIMHDLLEGVVQYEIKLLFGYLTQHFISEQDLLSRIYGFDYGFLERKNRPTKIILESAGNGIGLNSIQTLCLVKNIPLLFGDIIPAGNKNWNLLLLLLQIMNIVFSPSLTLGMTIYLKHLIVDHHKLFKHLYPHRNLIPKHHFMIHYPSSIRKIGPLLYTWCMRFEAKHKLFKDCFKNFKNVTKSLAKRHQMAIAYHWETLTLKQNEYGPIKPFFFRDENVINNEMFETILSKDVFSTSWVKVDGVVYKAGLVICSAMEEDMPVFCQISDVLLVEDQIFFLTNKLFTENFDDHHHAFRCYYNSVSRVKKGTLAEC